One Desulfobulbus oligotrophicus DNA segment encodes these proteins:
- a CDS encoding HpcH/HpaI aldolase/citrate lyase family protein has protein sequence MKPRRSILSVPGHLQKMHGKAQASNADVIMLDLEDSVPIEEKANARVQVINSLLDLDWQQKTITVRVNSLDTPFAYRDLLEVTEQAGHVVEAFVLPKVNHPGDVYFADRLLNGIEMNIQTITAPIGLEASIETAEGLLNAAEIIKASERVQSLVFGIADYSASIGARLVSISGHGEKEEDLYPGHRWHFAISKMVMHAKAHGLLAIDAPYGNFKDPDGLRRSTVMAGALGCDGKWAIHPSQIDVLNEVFTPSADEIALAKKVIKANETAQSLGKGAIAVEGRMVDQATVRLASKLCEQAKYLGLL, from the coding sequence ATGAAACCGCGTCGTTCTATTTTATCTGTTCCCGGTCACCTGCAAAAGATGCATGGGAAAGCGCAAGCCAGCAATGCAGATGTAATTATGCTTGATCTTGAGGACAGTGTCCCCATTGAAGAAAAGGCAAATGCCCGCGTGCAAGTCATTAACTCACTGCTTGATTTAGACTGGCAACAAAAGACAATCACCGTACGGGTCAACTCCCTGGACACACCTTTTGCCTATCGCGATCTGCTCGAGGTTACCGAGCAGGCTGGTCATGTTGTCGAGGCGTTTGTTCTGCCGAAAGTCAATCATCCCGGAGACGTATATTTTGCCGACCGTCTTTTGAACGGGATAGAAATGAATATACAAACGATCACCGCACCCATCGGTCTTGAGGCATCAATAGAGACTGCTGAGGGACTACTCAACGCAGCTGAGATCATAAAGGCAAGTGAACGGGTGCAATCACTGGTTTTCGGGATAGCCGACTACTCTGCCTCCATCGGTGCCCGCCTGGTCTCTATCTCCGGACATGGGGAAAAGGAAGAAGACCTCTATCCAGGGCACCGCTGGCATTTTGCCATCAGCAAGATGGTAATGCATGCGAAAGCACACGGTCTGCTGGCCATTGATGCTCCCTATGGCAACTTTAAGGATCCAGATGGGCTACGGCGCTCTACAGTGATGGCCGGCGCCTTGGGTTGTGATGGCAAATGGGCTATCCATCCGTCACAGATAGATGTTCTTAACGAGGTATTTACACCATCAGCCGATGAGATAGCGCTGGCGAAAAAGGTTATTAAAGCAAATGAAACAGCTCAAAGCCTGGGGAAAGGTGCCATCGCCGTGGAAGGAAGGATGGTCGACCAGGCAACCGTTCGCCTGGCCTCCAAACTATGTGAACAGGCAAAGTATCTGGGGTTGCTTTAA
- a CDS encoding sensor domain-containing diguanylate cyclase, whose product MQTNTPPPSIGSDTNNLSPQTAAEPPVHTVHTILNSKNLPTLPVLASKLLELTACEETTLAEIANVIAQDIALSTKILRVANSAFFAFPQKISTISQAVSILGTSAVRSLVLSFSFLSIGKKQKHSLFNLEQFWERSLVQATAAKLISEQMSNLDGEEAFTLGLLQNIGKLVLAITLPYPYNQVLEQLRKQRVRPETNDSIDIIATERELELRFTGITHTEVGYHVAKTWRLPENLLLSIRYHHCPDDCGEDGSQHKQIIYVAYLANILSLLFYTDQPERYHKLFRQQAKKLLGLSTVRVNMVLKTIDKVFGQSAHFFGVKITPVKPVAEILQEANLRLSLLNLSYEEMNRELIQSKLELERLTKELAQKNRMLENLANVDGLTEIHNHRYFQNFLDSEINRSIRTERPLALLLADIDNFKNFNDTYGHQTGDFLLKEFGRATKEIIREYDLIARYGGEEFVYVFPETSQDEAMLIAEKIRKHTEEYIFNDTLNTYQITISIGVAHASFADGAINKNDLIAMADNALYEAKNSGRNCVVLGSTVSKKKKRWFTFPGPR is encoded by the coding sequence ATGCAGACAAATACACCGCCTCCTTCAATCGGGTCTGATACAAATAACTTGTCTCCCCAGACAGCAGCCGAGCCTCCCGTCCACACTGTTCACACCATCCTGAATTCAAAAAATCTCCCTACGCTTCCTGTTCTCGCCAGTAAACTGCTGGAACTCACTGCCTGCGAGGAGACAACGCTGGCTGAAATAGCCAATGTCATTGCCCAGGATATTGCACTGTCCACCAAAATACTGCGGGTCGCCAATTCAGCCTTTTTCGCATTCCCGCAAAAGATCTCGACGATCAGCCAGGCAGTCTCAATCCTGGGCACCAGTGCTGTTCGCAGTCTTGTCTTAAGTTTTTCATTTCTCTCCATCGGTAAAAAACAAAAACACTCTCTTTTTAATCTGGAGCAGTTTTGGGAACGCTCACTTGTCCAAGCAACTGCGGCAAAACTGATTTCCGAACAGATGAGCAATCTGGATGGTGAGGAAGCGTTTACCTTAGGCTTGCTGCAGAATATCGGGAAACTTGTACTTGCGATCACCTTGCCGTACCCCTACAATCAGGTGCTTGAACAGCTGCGAAAGCAACGCGTCCGTCCTGAAACAAATGACTCCATCGACATCATTGCCACTGAACGGGAACTTGAACTCCGATTTACAGGGATAACACATACAGAGGTTGGTTACCACGTCGCTAAAACCTGGCGGCTTCCAGAGAATCTGCTTCTTTCCATCCGGTATCACCACTGTCCTGATGACTGCGGTGAAGACGGTTCGCAACACAAACAGATTATTTATGTAGCCTACCTGGCCAATATACTCTCTTTGTTATTCTACACAGATCAGCCGGAACGGTATCATAAACTCTTCCGTCAACAGGCGAAAAAGCTGCTCGGTTTAAGTACCGTTCGTGTCAACATGGTTTTAAAAACGATTGATAAGGTCTTTGGTCAATCAGCCCATTTTTTTGGCGTAAAAATTACACCGGTTAAACCGGTAGCTGAAATCCTGCAAGAAGCAAACCTCCGGCTCAGTCTGCTCAATCTCTCCTATGAAGAGATGAATCGTGAATTGATACAATCAAAGCTGGAATTAGAGCGGTTGACAAAAGAACTGGCTCAAAAAAACCGAATGCTGGAGAATCTTGCCAATGTTGATGGCTTAACAGAAATCCACAATCATCGGTATTTTCAGAATTTTCTTGACTCGGAAATCAACCGGTCAATACGCACTGAACGACCGTTAGCCCTGCTTCTGGCTGATATTGATAATTTTAAAAATTTCAATGATACGTACGGCCACCAGACCGGAGACTTTCTTCTTAAAGAATTCGGCCGGGCCACGAAAGAGATCATACGTGAATATGATCTGATCGCGCGGTATGGCGGAGAAGAATTTGTCTATGTTTTCCCGGAAACATCTCAAGATGAAGCCATGCTGATTGCTGAAAAAATCAGAAAGCACACTGAAGAGTATATCTTTAACGATACTCTCAACACCTATCAGATAACCATAAGTATTGGTGTGGCCCATGCTTCTTTTGCTGATGGCGCGATCAATAAAAACGATCTCATTGCCATGGCCGACAACGCGCTGTATGAAGCCAAAAACTCCGGACGTAACTGCGTGGTTCTTGGTTCAACAGTATCCAAGAAAAAGAAGCGGTGGTTCACATTTCCTGGTCCGAGGTAG